One Clostridia bacterium DNA window includes the following coding sequences:
- a CDS encoding ABC transporter permease, with protein MAGKNATATEVQPKGLSALAGLYSGFGLPRLIIALFLLFLFGVAVVMKMDLTILISDSLVRIGMNGLLVLAMLPTLSCGVGLNFGLPVGVIAGLIGGVTSMNAGLRGFSGFLVAILISVPIAILAGYLYAMLLERVRGEEMMVGTYAGFSIVSLMCVFWLLAPYRNPALIFAIGGKGLRYTLSLSNMFAKVLNNFLAFRVLGITIPTGLLLFFAAFCVLTSLFFKSRGGLAMRTAGANPMFATSSGINVRAMRTTGIVLSTVLAAVGILVYAQSYGFLQLYTAPLYAAFPAVASILIGGATLRNATVGHVVIGTILFHTLLTIALPVTQSAMPGADISEIARMIISNGMILYALTRTERR; from the coding sequence ATGGCTGGAAAGAATGCCACTGCAACAGAAGTGCAGCCTAAGGGGTTATCTGCTCTGGCTGGGCTGTACAGCGGGTTCGGATTGCCGCGCCTCATCATAGCCCTCTTCCTTCTGTTCCTGTTCGGCGTAGCCGTGGTGATGAAGATGGATCTCACGATTCTCATCAGCGACTCTCTGGTTCGAATCGGCATGAACGGGCTGCTAGTGCTTGCGATGCTCCCGACCCTGTCGTGCGGCGTCGGCCTCAACTTCGGGCTTCCGGTAGGGGTCATAGCAGGCCTAATCGGCGGCGTCACAAGCATGAACGCGGGGCTTCGGGGGTTCTCAGGATTCCTCGTGGCAATTCTCATATCTGTGCCAATCGCCATACTGGCTGGTTACCTCTATGCGATGCTGCTGGAGCGGGTCAGAGGCGAGGAGATGATGGTGGGCACCTACGCCGGGTTCTCCATCGTTTCGCTGATGTGCGTGTTCTGGTTGCTTGCGCCGTATCGAAACCCCGCTCTGATCTTTGCAATCGGCGGGAAAGGGCTTAGGTACACCCTTTCGCTCAGCAACATGTTCGCGAAGGTGCTCAACAACTTCCTTGCATTCAGGGTGCTAGGAATCACCATTCCCACCGGGCTGCTGCTATTCTTCGCGGCGTTCTGTGTGCTGACTAGCCTGTTCTTCAAGTCCCGCGGCGGGCTGGCAATGCGGACGGCAGGCGCCAATCCCATGTTCGCCACGTCATCCGGAATCAACGTCCGTGCGATGCGCACAACTGGAATAGTGCTTTCCACTGTGCTGGCGGCAGTGGGAATACTGGTGTACGCGCAGAGTTACGGTTTCCTGCAGCTTTACACTGCGCCGCTGTACGCTGCGTTCCCTGCAGTCGCCTCCATCCTGATTGGCGGCGCCACGCTCCGAAATGCGACAGTGGGCCATGTGGTGATAGGCACAATCCTTTTCCACACACTGCTCACCATCGCGCTTCCGGTGACGCAGAGCGCGATGCCAGGGGCGGATATCAGTGAGATCGCTCGGATGATCATAAGCAATGGCATGATCCTATATGCCCTAACCCGGACTGAAAGGAGGTAG
- a CDS encoding sugar ABC transporter ATP-binding protein, giving the protein MSDGNVLELRDISKSFFGTSVLKGVSLSVKPGEIHALVGENGAGKTTLMNILFGMQVIFDTGGFDGQVAIDGQGVDINSPRKAMELGIGMVHQEFMLIPGFTITENIKLNREITKPNIVSRVLGPKMETMNEPAMRRDSRAALERLSLSIDETALVAGLPVGHMQFVEIAREIDKKSVRLLVFDEPTAVLTESEASKLLEAMRRLSADGIAILFITHRLDEVMEVADNITILRDGEVVARMAKSEAKLERIAELMVGRKIQRGKLPSRKADPSEGDPILRIQDLTVDMPGERVTGLNLEVRRGEILGIGGLAGHGKVGIANGVIGLYPSNGHVWKDGVEIPLNDPRRALLSGMAFVSEDRRGVGLLLDETIQMNIVLTAMQSQGKYLRPGPIQSLRMSDEARIREHALKIIKELDLRCTGPEQLVRRLSGGNQQKVCLASAFTMEPEVMFVSEPTRGIDVGAKQLVLDLLVKFNRNHGMTIVMTSSELAELRKICDRIAIVYRGQIAGILPPDASDVDFGLMMAGRGVSRKEVS; this is encoded by the coding sequence ATGTCTGATGGGAATGTCTTGGAGCTTCGGGACATAAGCAAGAGCTTCTTCGGGACCAGCGTTTTGAAGGGTGTCAGCCTCTCAGTCAAGCCAGGGGAGATCCATGCGCTTGTAGGCGAGAACGGAGCTGGCAAGACGACTCTCATGAACATCCTCTTTGGGATGCAGGTGATATTCGACACAGGCGGATTCGACGGCCAGGTGGCAATCGATGGGCAGGGTGTAGATATCAACTCGCCCCGCAAGGCCATGGAATTGGGCATAGGCATGGTCCATCAGGAGTTCATGCTGATCCCGGGGTTCACCATTACGGAGAACATCAAGCTCAACAGGGAGATAACGAAGCCAAACATCGTATCGAGAGTGCTCGGGCCTAAGATGGAGACCATGAATGAGCCTGCGATGCGCCGCGACTCCCGCGCTGCGTTGGAAAGGCTTTCGCTCTCCATTGACGAGACTGCCCTTGTAGCAGGCCTGCCAGTTGGGCACATGCAGTTTGTGGAGATCGCACGGGAGATCGACAAGAAGAGCGTGCGGCTCTTGGTGTTTGACGAACCCACTGCCGTCCTCACTGAGAGTGAGGCATCCAAACTCCTAGAGGCGATGCGCAGGCTGTCCGCCGACGGAATAGCGATTCTGTTCATCACTCACCGTCTGGATGAGGTAATGGAGGTGGCCGACAACATAACCATCCTCCGCGATGGAGAGGTTGTGGCCAGAATGGCCAAGTCCGAGGCGAAGTTGGAGCGAATCGCCGAACTGATGGTGGGCAGGAAGATCCAAAGAGGCAAGCTTCCATCTAGGAAGGCGGATCCTTCGGAGGGAGATCCCATTCTCAGGATTCAGGATCTCACAGTGGACATGCCTGGCGAGCGCGTCACTGGTCTGAATCTTGAGGTCCGTCGAGGCGAGATACTCGGAATCGGAGGGCTTGCCGGTCACGGCAAGGTGGGGATCGCCAATGGAGTGATCGGCCTCTACCCATCAAATGGCCACGTGTGGAAGGATGGAGTAGAGATCCCGCTGAATGACCCGAGGCGTGCGCTTCTCTCCGGCATGGCGTTCGTGTCGGAAGATAGGCGAGGCGTTGGGCTTCTCCTAGACGAGACGATTCAGATGAACATCGTTCTCACAGCCATGCAGTCACAGGGCAAGTATCTGCGCCCTGGCCCGATCCAGTCTCTCCGCATGAGCGACGAGGCGCGGATTAGGGAGCATGCCCTGAAGATCATCAAGGAGCTCGATCTCAGGTGCACTGGTCCAGAGCAACTTGTAAGGCGGCTCTCCGGCGGGAATCAGCAGAAGGTGTGCCTTGCCAGTGCTTTCACCATGGAACCCGAAGTGATGTTTGTGTCGGAACCGACCCGTGGGATCGACGTCGGGGCCAAGCAGCTCGTCCTGGATCTTCTGGTCAAGTTCAACAGGAATCATGGCATGACCATCGTGATGACATCATCTGAGCTTGCAGAGCTCAGGAAGATATGCGACCGGATCGCCATCGTATACCGAGGGCAGATAGCAGGCATATTGCCGCCTGATGCATCGGATGTGGATTTCGGTCTGATGATGGCGGGCCGCGGCGTTTCCCGGAAGGAGGTAAGCTAG
- a CDS encoding DUF3798 domain-containing protein: MAKRGFLLILALALVLSLAGMSSGAPAFKIGVLTGTVSQGEDEYRGAEAAIKKYPGMIEHRTYPDNFMNEQETFIGQITGLAANRDIKAIVINQGVPGTVAGIRKARELRPDMIFIVGEPADDPPLVDGVVDLALLPNNPARGNSIPQQAKKMGAKTFIHYSFPRHMSYPDLALRRDVMKQECDKLGVQFVFVTAPDPMGEGGLPATQQFILEDVPRQVAKYGKDTAFFSTNCGMQEPLITAVLHAGAIFPEQCCPSPTHGYPGALGLKITDDIKGNFPAIVKAINAEIVKRGMAGRFATWPIATSYLHSTVGVELAKLAVEKKIDLKDMVAVQKIMEEYAGVPMKFERLSAKGSYFKYLVGSITFGKDVK, translated from the coding sequence ATGGCAAAGAGAGGCTTTCTGTTGATTCTCGCTCTTGCATTGGTTCTCAGCCTCGCTGGCATGTCCAGTGGAGCCCCGGCATTCAAGATCGGAGTCCTCACTGGTACGGTCTCTCAGGGAGAGGATGAGTACAGAGGCGCCGAGGCGGCGATCAAGAAGTATCCCGGAATGATCGAGCATCGCACCTACCCCGACAACTTCATGAACGAGCAGGAAACCTTCATCGGTCAGATTACAGGCCTCGCGGCTAACCGCGACATCAAGGCCATTGTAATCAACCAGGGAGTCCCCGGCACTGTCGCCGGTATCCGCAAGGCGCGCGAGCTCAGGCCCGACATGATCTTCATCGTGGGCGAGCCGGCCGACGATCCTCCGCTAGTGGATGGCGTTGTCGACCTGGCGTTGCTTCCGAACAACCCGGCCCGCGGCAACTCCATACCGCAGCAGGCAAAGAAGATGGGCGCGAAGACTTTCATACACTACTCCTTCCCGCGCCATATGTCATATCCTGATCTCGCCCTCCGTCGTGACGTCATGAAGCAGGAGTGCGACAAGCTCGGAGTTCAGTTCGTATTCGTGACTGCGCCCGACCCAATGGGCGAGGGAGGCCTTCCAGCGACTCAGCAGTTCATCCTCGAGGACGTTCCCCGTCAGGTGGCCAAGTATGGGAAGGACACCGCGTTCTTCTCCACCAACTGCGGCATGCAGGAGCCTTTGATCACGGCAGTGCTCCATGCCGGAGCGATCTTCCCAGAGCAGTGCTGCCCGAGCCCGACGCATGGATACCCGGGCGCTCTGGGCCTCAAGATCACCGATGATATCAAGGGCAACTTCCCGGCCATTGTGAAGGCGATCAACGCTGAGATAGTAAAGAGGGGCATGGCTGGCCGCTTCGCCACATGGCCGATCGCCACGTCCTACCTCCACAGCACTGTTGGCGTGGAACTCGCCAAGCTAGCCGTAGAGAAGAAGATCGATCTTAAGGACATGGTCGCTGTGCAGAAGATCATGGAAGAGTACGCCGGCGTTCCCATGAAGTTCGAGCGGCTGAGTGCCAAGGGTTCCTACTTCAAGTATCTCGTAGGCTCCATCACCTTTGGAAAGGACGTCAAGTAG
- a CDS encoding TatD family nuclease-associated radical SAM protein — protein sequence MTLTYEIDDAMYINITNKCPNNCTFCIRHTGAMDDYDLWLDEDPEAGDIIDEIDECGGIGKYREVVFCGFGEPLARPDVVAEVARCLKKRRPEVRLRVNTNGLAKLITGRDVLPELAGLIDVMSISLNAQDAEEYDRLCNSEYGQQAYNAMLDFARESKKCIPKVVLTVVKVPGVDVEACSRTAAEMGVEFRAREQQ from the coding sequence GTGACCCTGACATATGAGATTGATGATGCGATGTACATCAACATCACGAACAAGTGCCCGAACAACTGCACATTCTGCATAAGGCACACTGGCGCAATGGATGACTACGATCTGTGGCTTGACGAAGACCCAGAAGCGGGCGATATCATCGACGAGATTGACGAGTGCGGAGGCATCGGCAAGTACCGCGAAGTGGTGTTCTGTGGGTTTGGCGAACCACTTGCCAGGCCGGACGTGGTGGCGGAGGTGGCGCGCTGCCTCAAGAAACGGCGACCAGAAGTAAGGCTGCGGGTGAATACGAATGGACTGGCGAAGCTGATCACCGGCCGTGATGTTCTTCCTGAGCTTGCAGGCTTGATAGACGTGATGTCGATCAGCCTGAACGCTCAGGATGCGGAGGAGTACGACCGGCTATGCAATTCCGAATACGGCCAGCAGGCCTATAACGCCATGCTGGATTTCGCCCGGGAGAGCAAGAAGTGCATCCCTAAGGTTGTGCTGACCGTCGTGAAAGTGCCTGGGGTGGATGTAGAAGCGTGTTCCCGGACTGCCGCCGAGATGGGAGTGGAGTTCAGAGCCAGGGAGCAGCAGTAG
- the glpX gene encoding class II fructose-bisphosphatase — MSSVEDKEREVMLELVRVTETAALLAGRCMGMGDKNLVDDAAVDGMRGMLSLVNINGTVVIGEGEKDHAPMLYNGERVGAGRDGQELDIAVDPVEGTSLVANGLPNAISVIVIANKGALMPVPTFYMQKIAVGPEAKDYIDIDAPVRENLRVVAAALGRKVKDLTVVILNRPRHADLIREVREAGARIKLIPDGDVAGAISTALPDTGVDMLMGIGGAPEAVLAAAAIKCLGGEMQTKLWVRDEEEAGRAMERGFSDPSKVYCAEDLAHGNSIIFAATGITDGDMLEGARYYGAKAATDSLVMRMQTGTVRRIRATHDLSRKTLRSFRAGVEMQV, encoded by the coding sequence ATGAGCTCCGTGGAGGATAAGGAACGCGAGGTTATGCTGGAACTCGTGAGAGTCACTGAGACTGCAGCACTTCTAGCGGGCAGATGCATGGGAATGGGCGACAAGAACCTAGTTGACGATGCTGCTGTTGACGGCATGCGCGGAATGCTATCCCTGGTGAATATCAACGGAACCGTAGTAATCGGTGAAGGCGAGAAGGATCACGCTCCCATGCTGTACAACGGCGAAAGGGTAGGCGCAGGCCGCGACGGCCAGGAGCTAGACATTGCCGTTGACCCAGTTGAGGGAACTAGCCTGGTGGCAAACGGACTCCCTAATGCCATATCTGTGATTGTCATAGCGAACAAGGGAGCCCTGATGCCTGTGCCCACCTTCTACATGCAGAAGATCGCTGTGGGGCCAGAGGCCAAGGACTACATAGACATCGACGCCCCAGTTAGGGAGAATCTTCGAGTTGTTGCAGCCGCGCTCGGGCGCAAGGTGAAAGACCTAACGGTGGTCATCCTGAACAGGCCACGCCACGCCGATCTCATCCGAGAGGTGAGGGAAGCTGGCGCGAGGATCAAGCTCATACCCGATGGCGACGTTGCCGGAGCGATTTCCACGGCGCTTCCGGATACCGGAGTAGATATGCTGATGGGAATAGGGGGCGCCCCAGAGGCAGTGCTCGCGGCCGCCGCCATCAAGTGCCTCGGCGGAGAGATGCAGACCAAGCTGTGGGTTAGGGACGAGGAGGAGGCCGGACGCGCCATGGAACGCGGATTCTCCGACCCCTCCAAAGTGTACTGCGCCGAGGACCTAGCCCACGGGAATAGCATCATCTTTGCGGCAACAGGCATAACCGATGGCGACATGCTTGAGGGCGCGAGATACTATGGCGCCAAGGCTGCCACCGATTCGCTGGTGATGCGAATGCAGACAGGAACGGTGCGCAGAATACGCGCGACCCATGATCTGTCGAGGAAGACCCTCAGATCATTCAGGGCTGGGGTAGAGATGCAAGTTTGA
- a CDS encoding TatD family hydrolase — protein MDSHAHLDDAAYSEGVRAVLERAHAAGVGTVINPGYNLQSSQMAVSNAGAHPEVYALVGIHPHDASGVGDAEIATVAELLSLPKVVGIGEIGLDYYRDLSPRDQQLRVFRSQLELAREMGVPVEIHNRDAHHDTLEMLREYAPNLPAVVMHCYSGSSEMASDLMRLGCYISFAGPVTYRNSRRLIEAAAAVPLERMLVETDSPYLPPSPYRGERNEPAYVVEVVRRISELKNVPVTEVEAATAANAAAIFRLSPA, from the coding sequence GTGGATTCCCACGCGCACCTAGATGATGCCGCGTACTCTGAAGGGGTGCGGGCGGTTCTCGAGAGGGCGCACGCTGCTGGAGTCGGCACGGTGATCAACCCTGGCTACAATCTGCAGTCATCGCAGATGGCCGTATCCAACGCAGGAGCACATCCGGAGGTATATGCACTGGTCGGCATTCATCCTCACGATGCATCTGGAGTGGGGGACGCGGAGATCGCGACCGTGGCCGAGCTGCTTTCGCTTCCGAAGGTGGTTGGGATCGGAGAAATCGGCCTAGACTACTACAGGGACCTTTCCCCCCGCGACCAGCAGTTGCGCGTGTTCCGTTCCCAGCTTGAGCTGGCCCGCGAAATGGGAGTTCCGGTGGAGATACACAACAGGGATGCTCACCATGACACACTGGAGATGCTCCGGGAGTACGCTCCAAACTTGCCGGCTGTGGTTATGCACTGCTACTCAGGCAGCAGTGAGATGGCTTCCGACCTGATGAGGCTGGGATGCTACATCTCCTTCGCAGGTCCAGTCACCTATCGGAACTCGCGGCGCCTGATCGAGGCAGCCGCTGCGGTCCCTCTTGAACGCATGCTTGTGGAAACGGACTCGCCATATCTCCCTCCTAGCCCCTACAGGGGAGAGCGCAACGAGCCTGCCTATGTGGTAGAGGTGGTTCGCAGGATCTCTGAGCTCAAGAACGTTCCCGTAACCGAGGTGGAGGCAGCGACTGCCGCCAATGCCGCAGCGATATTCAGATTATCACCAGCATAG